In Plasmodium falciparum 3D7 genome assembly, chromosome: 6, the following proteins share a genomic window:
- a CDS encoding ribonuclease, putative translates to MNELGTHIVHKKIKRTKKKKNRGEFSYIFFKKEIAKLYEKEKIILMNNQFDDNNNNNNNNVPTENINISNKGSKSHLVKVVKKVEQNFLPKFINYNKDKIKLCKNFKEVTNNTYDDKMGFKDKQNVEHTILNIPRKSTLLSEDNKNDDKKKQHKREQKKKQKNKKTKKNNILSSNLSASLSCNDHDDILKKNWKEEDEKHKLVIELLKIIVTKKKIEHIRKTIFESSMLNFVSTKMVKYIIRKIQKKIDFSTLKVFLVCNVDINCLNNTIVTNRKIEMLVNYIFSKKKIKIVESLLINLFKSIPQSDQFEKTFKELIVTKYDYLLCVSLFSSYLINKEKSSKDADKYEQIYLLVKKLIRSEELSKGDAHKNETVRNEPSNDITNNQGIDNHSLKKKKKKKKKDDKNNNNINNNNNNNKNNNNKNNNNKNNNNKNNNNDNNNNDNNNNNNNNNNDCNYNHYSGLYVDKKSCVLTSSTPNVKVIPNKSNLLSFKNDYLNITNEINEKDGVDNSRELNCLLKNLNDALKKKDEEIKHLNESIYILQQNMNNLKVENEIIKKKIDKINILSNDENTNSCLVSANNINIKEEHVNYLSNVEKIKYGNMKMKNNESLTNTSGDDTSNKKETFQNKLRNFMRMLKLNDINNINNMDNMNNMDNMNNMDNMNNMDNINNMDNINNMNNITNNIQYDVQIQEKADVLFSSLNYHMDKIISMVNINFDMNEQNKETNIQQNDHINGDILIYNKKYMNIPFNNNNINSNFHDLIQNGNHVNNMEFQHLPKLINNMEPYNKNNFNSSKVYNTFVNNKCVHDKKNNNLMNDLRFFMNSSFDNMLDGNLINQDGKKTTTHYMNNNISGDNNNNNNNTDLFIINNNKIDAPLSFHNKEHSPYDDNSLEEPSKIIKKKRNYFEDFMNTFNNNAKESISTDNTKFEKKQKKKKKKKTNKKKIIYEKDMNQSIKSPRLSKDKSHRSDSNSDSADSVVYNYNLFNAINNLNKQFSNVVKNIHMDQTIVDKQKEQILDENIDKEKEKKKKKSKKEKKKERKRERKEKKKKRKEKRKEIREQKKIEMKEKRKKELKEKKKKIKENEQKIKESEQKIKESEQKIKESEQKIKESEQKIKESEQKINESKKKSIKSVNLDNIKKKENKKSYTSSDEHYNVNTKLKPDHEYNFIEVGTREKKAKKKQKNEFSLYDEYITQEKAIEGIINKKYIRGILNVRRSDYGFILFDNQKVHIKSKRDMNRALDGDSVVVKIKKSTDEETCGKILYIEEHNGSDIKYVCIFRDKIKNKKYNVAIPFKKNIPLIKVLNEDIIKFMNKYNICDISNQLVYIKIFVWDINDTYPEGKIVEILGQNDIFHNMQNAILLNHNLNFNLKDALEDQYLKDLKNKDTYKQIISEQIKKRTDLTNTCIFTIDPDTARDLDDAININKISRKKIMSSNYYIQIVHNLIAHNGDIEELILKKNISLYKNDHDNNFFENLKKNTCLKDIENVKYGSFLKEEKKKKKKKNRKNKELKENTVYRIKKKDSFNNMQSSSFLSDKMNNTSQHNKNNNKFVGQQNEQLKKPKKKCTNVNTSQSMCNDIMNHIINEKKFKTDINSDEYMNNSYNDNNHKRSKKHDTVEKVDIDDDVNNDVNNDVDDDIDDDVNNDVDDDNDDDNDDDNDDDNDDDNGADDFFFTSNKYGDIIQSDTESVLNNIYDSKGAKLKQKVQRNNNNNNKIMNHNNTNVKGISIKKKNAYTEHFGSLFEDNSRDDAYKEMLTIYSNQNEKKKKNTKDNKKDNKNKYNNTHSASETNDEDIFNFISKQDDESVESKERRKKNSKYTQKEKIQDQLEEQLIRDLKNVNHIQDTNEKREDIQIEEKNRMLKFEKIFLDNSDYESILKNKKVLNDDETKEKIQKQSHEGNIKKKKKKNEKIKNKKKINNTDNENKRGTLNYETFFKNEYNKDIGYKYFEDHDLFCEKCKKYININDIINEMKKEEWNKYNLYEVGVHITDVSFFIKENSSLDIDARNRAMTIYLTHTCFPMISKILSEELCSLDPVNNRLCLSIFFYMDSSGKIDHNSFFIKESIINSKVKFSYEEVYFIIRYYVKIKQLINKLKKEKFNHILNSNKYSKLLQNDNDNMKHAHTLNAHNTINQLIKEAKHNESTKDDKDKQERQDIIKKKTSIYRRFLNLHFYKNCNKERKNSESGNSNAQDNILYEHGNVLHEQDYNLPEQNNILHEQNNTLHEQNNTLHEQNNTLHEQNHTLHEQNDIISDHIHNSSNRTFPNENNIYAQYKTHCKESKNKSEDGYICNVFPECKWNDKSDVCSNNKFVILNKKEKKKIIISNLLKIQEVKKGIDGLLKIFENLNNMNHRLTYKEMFIIIKHLYDMHKITKGARNIRRKNGSMFFNNDKINFILSNSRSPIGIVRKKYTFSNYMIEELMLSANKLIAIRQYFSKYRDISVFRSHNLNDAIDLNDIMDLLKKSDIHFEFHDLRQIMKFLDEKKKYFKQKKNNVYDIVSAYLKKKMIRAEYHTYKYIKDNNMSTYHYALSFLLYTHFTSPIRRYPDILVHRVIKKIISDEQKLNQNLCTEQEILENTETPDVGILEKICENCNNCKAKSKKAQVDCEIAFFCLYLQKLSCPGYNRGIIMDIYKEKSSIYFKSFSFENNLYHSGFEKHFHKMNKDHLKYLYNYVIQPNVAKQEITVIINTNKKKGKIRRVYKRFDYIPLYFIPLNSMPPSYFLAVALIK, encoded by the exons ATGAACGAATTAGGAACACACATCGTacataaaaagataaaaaggacaaagaaaaaaaagaacagaGGAGagttttcttatatttttttcaaaaaagaaatagCTAAGTTGTAtgaaaaagagaaaataatattaatgaataatcaatttgatgataataataataataataataataatgtgcctacagaaaatataaatatatctaataaAGGGTCCAAATCACACCTTGTTAAAGTTGTCAAGAAAGTAGAACAAAATTTTCTTcctaaatttattaattataataaagataaaattaaACTGTGTAAGAATTTTAAGGAGGTTACTAATAACacatatgatgataaaatgGGTTTTAAGGATAAACAGAATGTAGAACATACCATACTAAATATTCCAAGAAAATCCACATTATTAAGTGAGGATAATAagaatgatgataaaaagaaacaaCATAAAcgagaacaaaaaaaaaaacaaaaaaacaagaaaacaaaaaaaaataatatattatcatcaaacTTGTCAGCTTCATTATCCTGTAATGATCATgatgatattttaaaaaagaactGGAAAGAGGAAGATGAAAAGCACAAATTAGTGattgaattattaaaaattattgtgacaaaaaaaaaaatagaacatATTAGAAAGACCATATTTGAATCCAGTATGCTAAATTTTGTGAGTACAAAAAtggttaaatatattataaggaaaatacaaaaaaaaatagatttCAGTACTTTAAAAGTATTCTTAGTATGTAATGTGGATATAAATTGTTTAAATAATACTATCGTTACTAATAGAAAAATAGAAATGTtagtaaattatattttttcaaaaaaaaaaatcaaaattgTTGAATCCTTGTTAATAAATCTATTCAAATCGATTCCACAAAGTGATCAATTTGAAAAAACCTTCAAAGAATTAATTGTAACGAAATATGATTACCTTTTATGTGTCTccttattttcttcatatttaataaacaaagaaaaaagtaGTAAAGACGCGGATAAATATGAacagatatatttattagtaAAAAAGTTAATACGGTCAGAGGAATTGAGCAAAGGGGATGCTCACAAAAATGAAACGGTAAGAAATGAACCAAGTAatgatataacaaataacCAAGGTATAGATAATCatagtttaaaaaaaaaaaaaaaaaaaaaaaaaaaggacgacaaaaataataataatattaataataataataataataacaagaacaataataacaagaacaataataacaagaacaataataacaagaacaataataatgacaacaataataatgacaacaataacaataacaacaataataataatgattgtaattataatcattacAGTGGTCTTTATGTAGATAAAAAAAGTTGTGTATTAACATCAAGCACACCCAACGTCAAAGTGATTCCTAATAAATCGAACcttctttcttttaaaaatgattacttaaatataacaaatgaaATAAACGAAAAAGACGGTGTAGATAATAGTAGGGAGCTTAATTGTCTCttgaaaaatttaaatgatgccttaaaaaaaaaagatgaagaaataaaacatttaaatgaatcaatatatatcctacaacaaaatatgaataatttaaaagtagaaaatgaaattataaaaaaaaaaattgataaaataaatattttgtcaAATGACGAAAATACAAATTCGTGTTTAGTATCAgctaacaatataaatataaaagaggaacatgtaaattatttatcaaatgtcgaaaaaataaaatatggaaatatgaaaatgaaaaataatgaatcCTTGACAAATACAAGTGGTGATGATACATCGAATAAAAAGGAAACTTTTCAAAACAAATTAAGAAATTTTATGAGAATGTTAAAAttgaatgatataaataatataaataatatggacaatatgaacaatatggacaatatgaacaatatggacaatatgaacaatatggacaatataaacaatatggacaatataaacaatatgaacaatattacaaataatatacaatatgaTGTACAAATTCAAGAAAAGGCAGATGTATTATTCTCATCATTAAATTATCACATGGATAAAATAATTTCCATGGTAAACATAAATTTTGATAtgaatgaacaaaataaagaaactAATATTCAACAAAATGATCATATTAATGgtgatatattaatatataacaaaaaatatatgaatattccctttaataataataatatcaattCAAATTTTCATGATTTAATTCAAAATGGGAACCATGTGAATAATATGGAATTTCAACATCTACCCAAactaattaataatatggaaccatataataaaaacaatttcAATTCTTCAAAAGTGTACAATACTTTTGTTAACAACAAATGTGttcatgataaaaaaaataataatcttaTGAACGACTTAAGGTTTTTTATGAATTCATCATTTGATAATATGCTTGATGGGAATCTAATAAATCAAgatggaaaaaaaacaacaactCATTATATGAACAACAATATATCAGGagataacaacaacaataataataatactgatttgtttataataaataataataaaattgatgCACCCTTAAGTTTCCATAATAAAGAACATTCTCCTTATGATGATAACTCTTTAGAGGAACCCTCCAAaattattaagaaaaaaagaaattattttgaGGATTTTATGAACACCTTTAATAATAACGCAAAAGAATCCATTAGTACAGATAATAcaaaatttgaaaaaaaacaaaaaaaaaaaaaaaaaaaaaaaacaaacaaaaaaaaaattatttatgaaAAAGATATGAACCAATCTATTAAAAGTCCAAGGTTATCAAAAGATAAAAGTCATCGTAGTGATTCAAATTCTGATAGTGCCGATAGTGttgtttataattataatttatttaacgCTATCAATAATTTGAATAAACAATTTTCAAACGTTGTTAAAAATATCCACATGGATCAAACCATCGTAGATaaacaaaaagaacaaaTCCTTGACGAAAATattgataaagaaaaagaaaaaaaaaagaaaaaaagcaaaaaagaaaaaaaaaaggaaaggaAAAGAgaaaggaaagaaaaaaaaaaaaaacgaaaggagaaaagaaaagaaatcagagaacaaaaaaaaattgaaatgaaggaaaaacgaaaaaaagaattgaaagaaaaaaaaaagaaaataaaagaaaatgaacaaaaaataaaagaaagtgaacaaaaaataaaagaaagtgaacaaaaaataaaagaaagtgaacaaaaaataaaagaaagtgaacaaaaaataaaagaaagtgAACAAAAAATCAATGAATCCAAAAAGAAATCTATTAAAAGTGTAAATCTCGACAATATAAAGAAGaaggaaaacaaaaaatcATATACATCATCTGATGAACATTATAATGTTAATACAAAATTAAAACCAGATcatgaatataattttatagaaGTAGGTACACGtgaaaaaaaagcaaaaaaaaaacaaaaaaatgaattcagtttatatgatgaatatataacTCAAGAGAAGGCAATAGAaggaataataaataaaaagtacaTAAGG gGTATACTTAATGTTAGAAGAAGCGACTATGGATTCATTCTTTTTGATAACCAGAAGGTTCATATAAAAAGCAAGAGGGATATGAATAGAGCATTAGATGGAGATTCGGTTGTtgttaaaataaagaaaagtaCGGATGAGGAAACATGtgggaaaatattatatattgaagAACATAATGGTtctgatataaaatatgtttgtatttttcgagataagataaaaaataaaaaatataatgttgcaataccatttaaaaaaaacattcccttaataaaagtattaaatgaagatattattaaatttatgaataaatataatatatgcgATATATCTAACCAATtagtttatataaaaatatttgtatgGGATATTAATGACACATATCCAGAAGGGAAAATTGTAGAAATTCTTGgacaaaatgatatatttcataatatgCAAAATGCTATTTTATTAAACCATAATttgaattttaatttaaaagatgCTCTAGAAGatcaatatttaaaagatcttaaaaataaagatacttataaacaaataatttctgaacaaataaaaaaaagaactgATCTAACAAATACCTGTATTTTTACAATAGATCCTGATACAGCAAGAGATTTAGATGAtgctataaatattaataaaattagcaggaaaaaaattatgagttctaattattatattcaaattGTTCATAATTTAATAGCTCATAATGGAGATATTGAAGAActgattttaaaaaaaaatatttctttatataaaaatgatcatgataataatttctttgaaaatcttaaaaaaaatacatgtcTCAAAGATATAGAAAATGTTAAATATGGTTCCTTCTtgaaggaagaaaaaaaaaaaaaaaaaaaaaaaaataggaaaaataaagaattaaaagaaaatacagTATataggataaaaaaaaaagactcCTTCAATAATATGCAATCATCCTCTTTCTTATCAGATAAAATGAACAATACTTcacaacataataaaaataataacaagtTCGTAGGTCAGCAAAATGAGCAATTGAAAAAACCCAAAAAGAAATGTACAAATGTAAACACAAGTCAGTCTATGTGTAACGATATAATGAATCATataattaatgaaaaaaaatttaaaacgGATATAAATAGTGatgaatatatgaacaacagttataatgataataaccATAAGAGAAGTAAGAAGCATGACACTGTTGAAAAGGTAGATATAGATGATGATGTAAATAACGATGTAAATAACGATGTAGATGATGATATAGATGATGATGTAAATAACGATGTAGATGATGATAACGATGATGATAACGATGATGATAACGATGATGATAACGATGATGATAACGGTGCAGATGATTTCTTCTTCACATCTAACAAATATGGTGACATAATACAATCAGACACAGAAAgtgtattaaataatatttatgattcTAAAGGAGCAAAACTAAAACAAAAGGtacaaagaaataataacaacaataataaaattatgaacCATAATAATACTAATGTAAAGGGAATatccattaaaaaaaaaaatgcataCACTGAACATTTCGGTAGCCTCTTTGAAGATAATTCAAGGGATGATGCTTACAAAGAAATGCTAACCATATACAGtaatcaaaatgaaaaaaaaaagaaaaatacaaaagacaacaaaaaagataataaaaataaatataataatactcaTAGTGCATCTGAAACGAACGATGAAGATATATTCAATTTTATTTCAAAACAAGATGATGAAAGTGTTGAAAGTAAAGAAagacgaaaaaaaaattcaaaatatacacaaaaagaaaaaatacaagATCAGCTAGAAGAACAATTAATTCGAGACTTAAAAAATGTTAACCATATTCAAGATACCAATGAGAAAAGAGAAGATATACaaatagaagaaaaaaatcgAATGCTGAagtttgaaaaaatatttttagatAATAGTGATTATGAATCTattttaaagaataaaaaagtatTAAACGATGACGAAacgaaagaaaaaatacaaaaacaaTCACATGaaggaaatattaaaaaaaaaaaaaaaaaaaatgaaaaaataaaaaataaaaaaaaaataaataacactgataatgaaaataaaagaggaacattaaattatgaaacattctttaaaaatgaatacaaTAAAGATATtggatataaatattttgaagatcatgatttattttgtgagaaatgtaaaaaatatataaatataaatgatattataaatgaaatgaaaaaagaagaatggaataaatataatttatatgaagtAGGTGTACATATAACGGAtgtatctttttttattaaagaaaattCTTCTCTAGATATTGATGCACGTAATAGAGCAATGACCATTTATTTAACTCATACATGTTTTCCAATGATATCCAAAATTTTAAGTGAAGAATTATGTAGCTTAGATCCAGTAAATAATCGCTTGTGCTTAtccattttcttttatatggATAGCTCAGGGAAAATCGATCATAactccttttttattaaagaaaGTATTATAAATAGTAAAGTTAAATTTTCCTACGAAGaagtatattttatcatacgatactatgtaaaaataaaacaattaattaataaattgaaaaaagaaaaatttaatcATATACTAAATAGTAACAAATATAGTAAATTATTGCAAAATGATAATGACAATATGAAACATGCTCATACGCTCAATGCGCACAATACTATTAATCAACTAATAAAAGAAGCAAAACATAACGAAAGTACAAAGGATGATAAGGACAAACAAGAAAGACAAGatattattaagaaaaaGACTAGTATTTATAGACGATTCTTAAATTtgcatttttataaaaattgtaataaGGAAAGGAAAAATTCTGAAAGTGGTAATTCGAATGCACaagataatattttgtatgaACATGGTAATGTTTTACATGAACAGGATTATAATTTACCTGAACAGAACAACATTTTGCATGAACAGAATAATACTTTGCATGAACAGAATAATACTTTGCATGAACAGAATAATACCTTACATGAACAGAATCATACTTTGCatgaacaaaatgatattatttcTGACCATATACATAACTCATCCAATCGCACATTTCCCAAcgaaaacaatatatatgcacAATACAAAACACATTGTAAGGAGAGTAAGAACAAATCAGAAGatggatatatatgtaatgtttTTCCCGAATGCAAGTGGAATGATAAGAGCGATGtatgtagtaataataagTTTGTAATTTTgaataagaaagaaaaaaaaaaaataataatttctaaTTTGTTAAAAATACAGGAGGTGAAGAAAGGTATAGATGGtttattgaaaatatttgagaatttgaataatatgaatcatAGATTAACATATAAGGAaatgtttattataataaaacatttatatgatatgcataaaataacaaaaggAGCTCGGAAtattagaagaaaaaatggTTCCatgttttttaataatgacaagataaattttatattatcaaattCTCGAAGTCCGATAGGAATAGTACGTAAGAAGTATACTTTTTCAAATTATATGATAGAAGAATTAATGTTAAGTGCAAATAAGCTTATAGCTATACGTCAATATTTTAGTAAGTACAGGGACATATCAGTATTTCGATCGCATAATTTAAATGATGCAATTgatttaaatgatataatggatttattaaaaaaaagtgacATTCATTTTGAATTTCATGACTTACGGCAAATTATGAAATTCTTGGatgagaagaaaaaatattttaaacaaaagaaaaataatgtatatgaTATTGTATCAgcatatttgaaaaaaaaaatgattagaGCAGAGtatcatacatataaatatataaaggataataatatgagtACATATCATTATGCGCTTTCCTTTTTGTTGTATACTCACTTTACATCTCCTATAAGAAGATATCCGGATATATTAGTTCATCGAgtaatcaaaaaaattatatctgATGAGCAAAAATTGAATCAAAATTTGTGTACAGAGCAGGAAATATTGGAGAACACAGAAACGCCTGATGTG GGAATACTT